ATGCTTATGCCCCATACTCAAGGTTCAGGGTGGGAGCAGCCATCCGGATGGCTAACGGCGAGATCATCACAGGAAATAATCAGGAAAATGCGGCCTACCCGTCAGGTTTGTGCGCGGAAAGGGTTGCGCTTTTTGCCGCTTCTGCCCAATTTCCCTCATCAGTTATTGAAGCAATTGCCGTCACCATTGATACCGATACGCATGAAATCATAGAACCGGTTTCCCCTTGCGGAGCCTGCCGGCAGGTACTGGCAGAGTATGAGCACAGACAGGGAAAAGAGATCCGGGTAATATTTTCCGGCGAAACGGGCAAAACGGTCACTGTAGATGGGTTGAATAATCTGCTTCCGATGACCTTTACGGCCAACAACCTGAAGAAGAGCAAATAAGTGCTGTTGTTATCCCTGGGTGCACCTACATCCGAAAGACTTAAAAACGTCCGGTATTTCAGGGCAATGATTATTAACGGCTCTGCTTCCTGCCATCAGGCCGCGATGTACAAATCACAACACTGAATTAATAAATGAGACCATGAGAAGAACACTTTACATTCTGACCCTGTTTATCACGCTCTCCGCCATGCGAAGCGACCTCCCTGCCTATAAATTATACAATGCAAAAGGGAAATCCGTAGAATTCGGCAAATTGGTAAAAGCAGCTTCAGATGCCGATATTGTGCTTTTCGGAGAACTGCACAACAATCCTGTTTGCCATTGGCTGCAACTTGAGCTGACCAGGGCCCTTTACGAACAGCACGGGGATAAACTGATGCTGGGAGCTGAGATGTTCGAGGCAGACAATGCATTGATCATCAATGAATACCTCTCAAAAAAGGTTAACGACAGAAATTTTGAGTCCGAAGCAAGGTTGTGGCCAAATTACAAGACCGACTATAAACCTTTACTGGTTTATGCCAGGGATAACGGGATTCCGTTTATCGCGACCAATATACCGCGCCGCTATGCTTCGCTGGTAAACCGTGAAGGATTTGAAGGATTATCGGCTTTAAGCCCGGAAGCACTGCAATATATTGCCCCTTTGCCACCGGCCTATGACCCTGAATTACCAGGCTATAAAGGAATGATTGAAATGATGGGCGGAGCCGGCGGGCACGTCAATGAGAACCTGCCAAAGGCCCAGGCAATCAAAGATGCCACCATGGCGCACTTTATCCTGAAAAATTTCACAAAAGGAAAGCTGTTTTTACACTTTCACGGGACTTATCATTCCGACAATTATGAAGGCATTATGTGGTACCTGAAAAATCAGAACCCGGACCTTAAAATTCTTACTATAAAAAGTGCGGAACAGGCTTCAGTCGACAGTCTCGAAGTAGCAAACTCAGGAAAAGCGGATTTTACGCTGGTGATTCCTGAAACAATGACCAAAACCCATTAATGATCAGGCCACAAAGGTATAATTAAGGTTAACCACAAAATTCCAGACGGTGACCACGCCGATGGCCAGGAGCTTGGCAAAATAGAAATTAAATTTTGCCTTTGATACCAGGGCCCAAAGCACCAATGTATTTATCAGCAACCCTATCAGGGAAATCAGCAGAAACCGGCCGTATTCAACGGCAATTTCCGGGTTGTTGCTGTGAAATGTCCAGATACGGTTGAGGTAATAATTGCTGCTGGCTGCGATGGTAAATCCAATCGCATTGGAAACATACTTCTGGATTTTAAGCCATTCTTTACAGATGTATGTAAATCCGAAATCGACGAAAACACCGGAAAAACCAACAGCACCGAATTTAACAAACTTGTAGGCTACTTCCTGTGTAAAAATATCAACCATAACAAGACAACTATTGCTTCAACCTTTCAATTTGGATCACAGCTGCACGATCAGGATTTCGCGGTTTCCGTTTCTGATGACTTCAATATTCACCCTGTCACCGGGATTCAGTTTACCCATACGGCCCATGTAATCATATACATTGGCCACCGGCAATCCGTTGATGGCTACGATGATGTCTCCCTTAACCATTCCGGAAAGGGCCGCCGGCCCGTCTTTCCTGACACTTTCCACCTTCATACCGCCGCTGGTTTCGGCACCCGACACATCCGGCATAATGCCCAGGGTAACCTTAAGATTACGGCCATAATGTCCGGCCTGCTGGCGCGAGCCGGATTCACTGAATACAGGTGCCGGGGTCAGCCTTGAGAGTTCTTTTATCAGGGAAGCGATAAAATCTGTCACCTGCTGCTGTCCGGCAGCATTGATGCGTTCAGGAAGATCGTAGGGTGTATGATAATCGGCGTGCGCACCGGTAGAAACGAACAAAACAGGGATTCCTTCCCCGTAAAAAGCGGCATGATCCGAAGGGCCATAGCCGTCGGGGGAACGTTTTACCTCAAAAGGCCTGCCTGATGCAACTATATTCAGCAATGAATCAGCCACGGTAAATGTGCCGGTTCCGGCAATAGTAACAACAGGTTCATCGGTCTTTAACCGTCCGACCATATCCATATTGATCATTGCCTTCACAGATTTCAGGCTGAAAGGCGGATCTGATACGAAATGGCGGGAACCAAGCAACCCCATTTCTTCGGCACCAAAAGCAACAAAAACTATACTTCTCCCGCGATTGATCCCCTGCTGCCCGAACCAGCAGGCCAGTTCAAT
This sequence is a window from Lentimicrobium saccharophilum. Protein-coding genes within it:
- a CDS encoding ChaN family lipoprotein, producing the protein MRRTLYILTLFITLSAMRSDLPAYKLYNAKGKSVEFGKLVKAASDADIVLFGELHNNPVCHWLQLELTRALYEQHGDKLMLGAEMFEADNALIINEYLSKKVNDRNFESEARLWPNYKTDYKPLLVYARDNGIPFIATNIPRRYASLVNREGFEGLSALSPEALQYIAPLPPAYDPELPGYKGMIEMMGGAGGHVNENLPKAQAIKDATMAHFILKNFTKGKLFLHFHGTYHSDNYEGIMWYLKNQNPDLKILTIKSAEQASVDSLEVANSGKADFTLVIPETMTKTH
- a CDS encoding GtrA family protein, which encodes MVDIFTQEVAYKFVKFGAVGFSGVFVDFGFTYICKEWLKIQKYVSNAIGFTIAASSNYYLNRIWTFHSNNPEIAVEYGRFLLISLIGLLINTLVLWALVSKAKFNFYFAKLLAIGVVTVWNFVVNLNYTFVA
- the cdd gene encoding cytidine deaminase encodes the protein MEEKKITLRFRLSDDAGDLENADKVLLGKARQAALNAYAPYSRFRVGAAIRMANGEIITGNNQENAAYPSGLCAERVALFAASAQFPSSVIEAIAVTIDTDTHEIIEPVSPCGACRQVLAEYEHRQGKEIRVIFSGETGKTVTVDGLNNLLPMTFTANNLKKSK